A window from Thermovirga sp. encodes these proteins:
- a CDS encoding site-specific integrase, which yields MGKIAVVLRTPYRNALTALDAFCSIRKAEGATSATIQLYQSILVPFLKDNPSFLVDARECILPFISEPENGWSRFTRIKTLKVFCRFLMEENIIPSNPMKGIKTSMPGKRSDVPSMDDVKKFIRALDTDKFTDRRMRMMFLLALDTGLRRGELCSLRIDDLDPEGMTITVRPETSKVKKGRIVPISPQVARELKRFITLCPPEWKCSWMFPTESGEKLTPSNFGYQIRRASKRTGKHMKIHGLRHLCATEFLRQTGNIALTAQLLGHSSIGTTARFYEHLDLDDLRQAHGRAAVVSQVMGKRKVRKI from the coding sequence ATGGGGAAGATTGCTGTGGTCTTAAGAACACCATACCGAAACGCCCTCACTGCTCTTGACGCTTTTTGTTCAATCAGAAAGGCAGAAGGAGCCACATCAGCAACCATCCAGCTCTATCAATCGATCCTTGTCCCTTTTCTAAAAGATAACCCTTCATTCCTTGTTGATGCCAGGGAGTGCATCTTGCCGTTTATTTCTGAACCTGAAAATGGCTGGTCTCGTTTCACACGTATAAAAACCCTGAAGGTGTTTTGCCGTTTCCTCATGGAAGAAAACATTATTCCTTCTAATCCGATGAAGGGCATCAAGACATCCATGCCAGGGAAACGTTCAGACGTTCCGTCAATGGATGACGTAAAGAAGTTTATCCGTGCCTTGGATACAGATAAATTTACTGACAGGCGAATGAGGATGATGTTCCTTCTTGCTCTTGATACTGGGTTGCGCCGAGGAGAGTTATGTAGTTTACGGATTGATGATCTTGACCCTGAAGGAATGACAATAACTGTACGCCCTGAAACTTCAAAGGTGAAGAAAGGGAGGATAGTACCTATTTCCCCTCAAGTTGCGCGAGAGCTGAAAAGGTTTATTACATTATGTCCTCCTGAATGGAAATGTTCCTGGATGTTCCCTACTGAGAGCGGGGAAAAGCTGACCCCCTCTAACTTTGGGTATCAGATACGGAGAGCATCTAAAAGGACAGGAAAACACATGAAGATTCACGGATTACGCCACCTCTGCGCCACAGAGTTTTTGAGACAGACAGGGAATATAGCTTTGACAGCTCAATTGCTAGGGCATTCGTCTATTGGGACTACAGCGAGGTTTTATGAACACCTTGACTTAGATGATCTTCGACAGGCTCACGGAAGGGCGGCGGTAGTGTCCCAGGTTATGGGTAAAAGAAAAGTTCGAAAAATATAA